Proteins encoded together in one Zonotrichia leucophrys gambelii isolate GWCS_2022_RI chromosome 1, RI_Zleu_2.0, whole genome shotgun sequence window:
- the MTRF1 gene encoding peptide chain release factor 1, mitochondrial isoform X1 gives MYRVLLISGGGKIRNKMKPLQKVCRFKSLLANCCCPSQLDSCLLPPVAKKIGCMVGLHSHGFWRPKPLLDTARFTLSFNSWHRKNHQDSQALWKNEAVQKYLESLSREYQQVSHQLSAHSLNDFEQRTLRRRCADLSPIAAAFQEIKEAEREVQELEAMCTELDSRDEKQLLELALEEKESLDKKMNMLCRKLFQLLVPKEKYDTSPVILEVTAGRTTGGDICQQFTKEMFDMYQSYADYKRWTFDIVNYTPAEIGGLHHAAAHISGENVYRHLKYEGGTHRVQRIPETGLSSRMQRIHTGTMSVIVLPQPEEVDVKVDPKDLRIDTFRAKGAGGQHVNKTDSAVRIVHLPTGLAVECQQERSQQLNKEIALRTLRAKLYQQVLEKQLSQEQSARKLQLGTRAQSERIRTYNFTQDRVTDHRISYDARNIKEILSGKEALDKLINRLLEFAEIEAVTQYLENLQALEGGG, from the exons ATGTACCGTGTACTTTTAATTTCAGGAGgtggaaaaataagaaacaaaatgaaacctCTGCAAAAGGTCTGCCGTTTCAAGAGCCTGCTTGCCAattgctgctgtcccagccaaCTTGACAGCTGTCTTCTCCCTCCTGTTGCAAAGAAGATAGGCTGCATGGTGGGACTGCACAGCCATGGATTTTGGAGACCAAAGCCTTTATTGGACACAGCTAGATTCACTCTGTCTTTTAACAGTTGGCACAGGAAAAACCATCAGGATTCTCAAGCTTTGTGGAAGAATGAGGCTGTGCAGAAGTATCTGGAGTCTCTCAGCAGGGAATACCAGCAGGTTAGTCATCAGTTAAGTGCACACTCATTAAATGACTTTGAGCAAAGAACCCTGAGGAGAAGATGTGCCGATCTGTCCCCCATTGCAGCTGCGTTTCAAGAAATCAAAGAGGCTGAAAGAGAAGTTCAGGAGTTAGAAGCGATGTGCACAG AGCTAGACAGCAGAGATGAGAAACAACTTCTAGAGCTTGCCTTAGAAGAGAAGGAAAGCCTGGATAAAAAAATGAACATGTTGTGCAGAAAG cttttccagcttctagtgccaaaggaaaaatatgatACAAGTCCTGTCATATTAGAAGTGACAGCTGGCAGAACAACTGGAG GGGACATCTGCCAACAGTTCACTAAAGAAATGTTTGACATGTACCAGAGCTACGCCGACTACAAGCGTTGGACCTTTGACATCGTGAACTATACCCCAGCTGAGATAG GAGGTTTGCATCATGCTGCTGCTCATATTTCAGGAGAGAATGTCTACAGGCATCTGAAATATGAAGGAGGGACTCACCGAGTGCAGCGAATCCCTGAGACGGGCTTGTCATCAAGAATGCAGCGTATTCACACTGGGACAATGTCAGTCATTGTCCTCCCTCAGCCAGAGGAG GTTGATGTTAAAGTGGATCCCAAAGATCTGCGCATAGATACGTTCAGAGCcaaaggagcaggagggcaACACGTTAACAAAACTGACAGTGCTGTGAGGATTGTGCACCTTCCTACAG ggctggcagtggagTGCCAGCAGGAGCGCTCGCAGCAGCTGAACAAGGAAATCGCGCTGCGGACACTGAGAGCCAAGCTCTACCAGCAGGTCCTTGAGAAGCAGctcagtcaggagcagagtgccAGGAAGCTGCAG ttGGGAACAAGAGCCCAGTCAGAGAGAATTCGTACTTACAACTTCACTCAGGACAGAGTGACTGACCACAGGATCTCATATGATGCACGAAATATCAAG GAAATTCTAAGTGGGAAAGAAGCACTGGATAAGCTAATCAACAGACTGCTGGAGTTTGCAGAGATAGAGGCTGTCACCCAATATCTAGAAAATTTGCAGGCTTTAGAAGGAGGAGGCTGA
- the MTRF1 gene encoding peptide chain release factor 1, mitochondrial isoform X4 gives MNMLCRKLFQLLVPKEKYDTSPVILEVTAGRTTGGDICQQFTKEMFDMYQSYADYKRWTFDIVNYTPAEIGGLHHAAAHISGENVYRHLKYEGGTHRVQRIPETGLSSRMQRIHTGTMSVIVLPQPEEVDVKVDPKDLRIDTFRAKGAGGQHVNKTDSAVRIVHLPTGLAVECQQERSQQLNKEIALRTLRAKLYQQVLEKQLSQEQSARKLQLGTRAQSERIRTYNFTQDRVTDHRISYDARNIKEILSGKEALDKLINRLLEFAEIEAVTQYLENLQALEGGG, from the exons ATGAACATGTTGTGCAGAAAG cttttccagcttctagtgccaaaggaaaaatatgatACAAGTCCTGTCATATTAGAAGTGACAGCTGGCAGAACAACTGGAG GGGACATCTGCCAACAGTTCACTAAAGAAATGTTTGACATGTACCAGAGCTACGCCGACTACAAGCGTTGGACCTTTGACATCGTGAACTATACCCCAGCTGAGATAG GAGGTTTGCATCATGCTGCTGCTCATATTTCAGGAGAGAATGTCTACAGGCATCTGAAATATGAAGGAGGGACTCACCGAGTGCAGCGAATCCCTGAGACGGGCTTGTCATCAAGAATGCAGCGTATTCACACTGGGACAATGTCAGTCATTGTCCTCCCTCAGCCAGAGGAG GTTGATGTTAAAGTGGATCCCAAAGATCTGCGCATAGATACGTTCAGAGCcaaaggagcaggagggcaACACGTTAACAAAACTGACAGTGCTGTGAGGATTGTGCACCTTCCTACAG ggctggcagtggagTGCCAGCAGGAGCGCTCGCAGCAGCTGAACAAGGAAATCGCGCTGCGGACACTGAGAGCCAAGCTCTACCAGCAGGTCCTTGAGAAGCAGctcagtcaggagcagagtgccAGGAAGCTGCAG ttGGGAACAAGAGCCCAGTCAGAGAGAATTCGTACTTACAACTTCACTCAGGACAGAGTGACTGACCACAGGATCTCATATGATGCACGAAATATCAAG GAAATTCTAAGTGGGAAAGAAGCACTGGATAAGCTAATCAACAGACTGCTGGAGTTTGCAGAGATAGAGGCTGTCACCCAATATCTAGAAAATTTGCAGGCTTTAGAAGGAGGAGGCTGA
- the MTRF1 gene encoding peptide chain release factor 1, mitochondrial isoform X2 produces the protein MYRVLLISGGGKIRNKMKPLQKVCRFKSLLANCCCPSQLDSCLLPPVAKKIGCMVGLHSHGFWRPKPLLDTARFTLSFNSWHRKNHQDSQALWKNEAVQKYLESLSREYQQVSHQLSAHSLNDFEQRTLRRRCADLSPIAAAFQEIKEAEREVQELEAMCTELDSRDEKQLLELALEEKESLDKKMNMLCRKLFQLLVPKEKYDTSPVILEVTAGRTTGGDICQQFTKEMFDMYQSYADYKRWTFDIVNYTPAEIGENVYRHLKYEGGTHRVQRIPETGLSSRMQRIHTGTMSVIVLPQPEEVDVKVDPKDLRIDTFRAKGAGGQHVNKTDSAVRIVHLPTGLAVECQQERSQQLNKEIALRTLRAKLYQQVLEKQLSQEQSARKLQLGTRAQSERIRTYNFTQDRVTDHRISYDARNIKEILSGKEALDKLINRLLEFAEIEAVTQYLENLQALEGGG, from the exons ATGTACCGTGTACTTTTAATTTCAGGAGgtggaaaaataagaaacaaaatgaaacctCTGCAAAAGGTCTGCCGTTTCAAGAGCCTGCTTGCCAattgctgctgtcccagccaaCTTGACAGCTGTCTTCTCCCTCCTGTTGCAAAGAAGATAGGCTGCATGGTGGGACTGCACAGCCATGGATTTTGGAGACCAAAGCCTTTATTGGACACAGCTAGATTCACTCTGTCTTTTAACAGTTGGCACAGGAAAAACCATCAGGATTCTCAAGCTTTGTGGAAGAATGAGGCTGTGCAGAAGTATCTGGAGTCTCTCAGCAGGGAATACCAGCAGGTTAGTCATCAGTTAAGTGCACACTCATTAAATGACTTTGAGCAAAGAACCCTGAGGAGAAGATGTGCCGATCTGTCCCCCATTGCAGCTGCGTTTCAAGAAATCAAAGAGGCTGAAAGAGAAGTTCAGGAGTTAGAAGCGATGTGCACAG AGCTAGACAGCAGAGATGAGAAACAACTTCTAGAGCTTGCCTTAGAAGAGAAGGAAAGCCTGGATAAAAAAATGAACATGTTGTGCAGAAAG cttttccagcttctagtgccaaaggaaaaatatgatACAAGTCCTGTCATATTAGAAGTGACAGCTGGCAGAACAACTGGAG GGGACATCTGCCAACAGTTCACTAAAGAAATGTTTGACATGTACCAGAGCTACGCCGACTACAAGCGTTGGACCTTTGACATCGTGAACTATACCCCAGCTGAGATAG GAGAGAATGTCTACAGGCATCTGAAATATGAAGGAGGGACTCACCGAGTGCAGCGAATCCCTGAGACGGGCTTGTCATCAAGAATGCAGCGTATTCACACTGGGACAATGTCAGTCATTGTCCTCCCTCAGCCAGAGGAG GTTGATGTTAAAGTGGATCCCAAAGATCTGCGCATAGATACGTTCAGAGCcaaaggagcaggagggcaACACGTTAACAAAACTGACAGTGCTGTGAGGATTGTGCACCTTCCTACAG ggctggcagtggagTGCCAGCAGGAGCGCTCGCAGCAGCTGAACAAGGAAATCGCGCTGCGGACACTGAGAGCCAAGCTCTACCAGCAGGTCCTTGAGAAGCAGctcagtcaggagcagagtgccAGGAAGCTGCAG ttGGGAACAAGAGCCCAGTCAGAGAGAATTCGTACTTACAACTTCACTCAGGACAGAGTGACTGACCACAGGATCTCATATGATGCACGAAATATCAAG GAAATTCTAAGTGGGAAAGAAGCACTGGATAAGCTAATCAACAGACTGCTGGAGTTTGCAGAGATAGAGGCTGTCACCCAATATCTAGAAAATTTGCAGGCTTTAGAAGGAGGAGGCTGA
- the MTRF1 gene encoding peptide chain release factor 1, mitochondrial isoform X3, with protein MKPLQKVCRFKSLLANCCCPSQLDSCLLPPVAKKIGCMVGLHSHGFWRPKPLLDTARFTLSFNSWHRKNHQDSQALWKNEAVQKYLESLSREYQQVSHQLSAHSLNDFEQRTLRRRCADLSPIAAAFQEIKEAEREVQELEAMCTELDSRDEKQLLELALEEKESLDKKMNMLCRKLFQLLVPKEKYDTSPVILEVTAGRTTGGDICQQFTKEMFDMYQSYADYKRWTFDIVNYTPAEIGGLHHAAAHISGENVYRHLKYEGGTHRVQRIPETGLSSRMQRIHTGTMSVIVLPQPEEVDVKVDPKDLRIDTFRAKGAGGQHVNKTDSAVRIVHLPTGLAVECQQERSQQLNKEIALRTLRAKLYQQVLEKQLSQEQSARKLQLGTRAQSERIRTYNFTQDRVTDHRISYDARNIKEILSGKEALDKLINRLLEFAEIEAVTQYLENLQALEGGG; from the exons atgaaacctCTGCAAAAGGTCTGCCGTTTCAAGAGCCTGCTTGCCAattgctgctgtcccagccaaCTTGACAGCTGTCTTCTCCCTCCTGTTGCAAAGAAGATAGGCTGCATGGTGGGACTGCACAGCCATGGATTTTGGAGACCAAAGCCTTTATTGGACACAGCTAGATTCACTCTGTCTTTTAACAGTTGGCACAGGAAAAACCATCAGGATTCTCAAGCTTTGTGGAAGAATGAGGCTGTGCAGAAGTATCTGGAGTCTCTCAGCAGGGAATACCAGCAGGTTAGTCATCAGTTAAGTGCACACTCATTAAATGACTTTGAGCAAAGAACCCTGAGGAGAAGATGTGCCGATCTGTCCCCCATTGCAGCTGCGTTTCAAGAAATCAAAGAGGCTGAAAGAGAAGTTCAGGAGTTAGAAGCGATGTGCACAG AGCTAGACAGCAGAGATGAGAAACAACTTCTAGAGCTTGCCTTAGAAGAGAAGGAAAGCCTGGATAAAAAAATGAACATGTTGTGCAGAAAG cttttccagcttctagtgccaaaggaaaaatatgatACAAGTCCTGTCATATTAGAAGTGACAGCTGGCAGAACAACTGGAG GGGACATCTGCCAACAGTTCACTAAAGAAATGTTTGACATGTACCAGAGCTACGCCGACTACAAGCGTTGGACCTTTGACATCGTGAACTATACCCCAGCTGAGATAG GAGGTTTGCATCATGCTGCTGCTCATATTTCAGGAGAGAATGTCTACAGGCATCTGAAATATGAAGGAGGGACTCACCGAGTGCAGCGAATCCCTGAGACGGGCTTGTCATCAAGAATGCAGCGTATTCACACTGGGACAATGTCAGTCATTGTCCTCCCTCAGCCAGAGGAG GTTGATGTTAAAGTGGATCCCAAAGATCTGCGCATAGATACGTTCAGAGCcaaaggagcaggagggcaACACGTTAACAAAACTGACAGTGCTGTGAGGATTGTGCACCTTCCTACAG ggctggcagtggagTGCCAGCAGGAGCGCTCGCAGCAGCTGAACAAGGAAATCGCGCTGCGGACACTGAGAGCCAAGCTCTACCAGCAGGTCCTTGAGAAGCAGctcagtcaggagcagagtgccAGGAAGCTGCAG ttGGGAACAAGAGCCCAGTCAGAGAGAATTCGTACTTACAACTTCACTCAGGACAGAGTGACTGACCACAGGATCTCATATGATGCACGAAATATCAAG GAAATTCTAAGTGGGAAAGAAGCACTGGATAAGCTAATCAACAGACTGCTGGAGTTTGCAGAGATAGAGGCTGTCACCCAATATCTAGAAAATTTGCAGGCTTTAGAAGGAGGAGGCTGA